The DNA region AGCTTTTTCGGGTGTACGTACAAGTGCGACTAAGTTTTCTGTACTTGTTTTTTCTTTTAATTTTGCTACAACTAGGTGACCTAATTGTCCTGTTGCGCCTGTAATTCCGATTTTCATAATTTTAAATTTTTATAGTTTTAAAATGCAATTTGTAATCAATATTGTTACAATTATGGATAAAAAAATGATTAGTTAAATTCGTGTACAAAATCTGCTAGTGTTTTATTTTTCAAAAGACCCAATACCAAATCATCCGTTTCTGAATAAAGACTTTCTAATTTATCATTGATACTGTTGCCAATACTACACATCGGATTGGTATTAGTATTTTTCTTTCCCAAAACATTGGAATTTTTGACCAATAAATAAATATCTCCCAAATTGATTTTTTCGCTATTGACACACAATGTACTGCCGCCTTCTTTCCCTTTGCGGCTTTCTACCCAACCTTTTGCGTGCAACAAAACCAATTCTTTGCGTACTATAACTGGATTAATATTAATACTGCTCGCAATCCAGTCAGAATTGAGCCACTGATTGGCGTTGTCTGCCAATAATGTCAAAATATGTATAACCGTTGCAAATCTTGTATTGTTCATGTTGATGCAAAGGTAATGGATAATTTTTAATTGTAACATAAATTATTACAATAAAATATATTAGGGTATTGTTACTTCTTGCAAACGTAACAGGAAGGACACATCGATTCTGTAATATTGGTAAGAAAATACGTAATATGTATAACAACCGTTTTTTCAAATTTTCCAACCTTTGCACTTTCAAAAATCAATAACGTATGAAAAAGAGAATATTAGGAAACAACGGATTGGATGTGTCCGCACTAGGATTGGGATGTATGGGAATGAGTTTTGGGTTGGGTGAACCAATGGATAAAAATGAGGCAATCAAATTAATACGTGCTGCGGTAGAAAAAGGAGTAACTTTCTTTGATACGGCAGAAGTGTACGGCCCTTTTACAAATGAAGAATTGGTGGGCGAAGCCTTAGCACCTTTCAAAAACCAAGTAAAGATTGCGACCAAATTTGGATTTGACGTGGGAGGTATTCAAGGCGGTTTGAATAGTCGTCCAGAACATATCAAAGCTGTTGCGGAAGCGTCTTTGAAACGTTTGAAAATAGAATCCATTGATTTGTTTTACCAACATCGCGTGGACAATGATGTGCCTATTGAAGAGGTCGCTGGCGCGGTAAAAGATTTGATTCAAGAAGGTAAAGTCAAAAATTTTGGAATGTCTGAAGCGAGTGCAAAAACAATCCGAAAAGCACACGCAGTACAACCTGTAGCGGCTTTGCAAAGTGAATATTCTTTGTTTTGGCGCGAACCAGAAAAAGAAATCATTCCTACTTTAGAAGAATTGGGAATTGGTTTTGTGCCTTTTAGTCCATTAGGAAAAGGATTTTTGACTGGGAAAATTGACGAAAAAACGGCGTTTGATAAATCGGATTTTAGAAATATAGTTCCTCGTTTTTCGGAAGAAAATCGCAAAGCAAATTTGGCATTAGTTGAACTATTAAAATCTGTCGCTGTTGAAAAAAATGCAACACCTGCACAGATTGCATTGGCTTGGCTATTGGCGCAAAAACCATTTATAGTTCCAATTCCTGGTACGACTAAGTTGCACCGTTTGGAAGAAAATCTTGGCGCTGTCAATGTGGAATTAAGTGTAGAAGATTTGGAAACAATTAATGCTGCGGCAAATAAACTAAATTTGCAAGGTGAACGCTATCCTGAAAATTTGCAAAAACTAGTAGGCAGATAATATAGTTGTGAAACGATCTTTTTTTTATTTTATACTAATAAATATTTATGGAAACTTTTGAAGTAAAAGCATATGGCACCGAAGCTATAGACGCGGATTTGAAACCACTCAATATCAAACGTAGAATCATACAAGCAGACGATATCGAGATTGATATTTTGTATTGCGGCGTTTGTCACTCTGACTTGCACACTGCGCGAAACGATTGGGGCGGCTCCAAATATCCAGTTGTTCCTGGTCACGAAATCGTGGGTCGTGTCACTAAAGTCGGTAAAGATGTTACCAAGTTAAAAGTTGGTGATCTTGCTGGCGTTGGTTGTATAGTAGACTCTTGTCAACATTGTAGTAGCTGCGCGGAGGATTTAGAACAATATTGTTTGAATGGATTTACCGGAACGTATAATGCTCCTGACAAAATCCTTGGTGGTTATACCTTTGGTGGCTATTCCGAAAAAGTAGTTGTGAATGAACATCACGTTTTGCGTATTCCCGAAACTTTGGATTTAAAAGCGGTCGCTCCACTATTGTGTGCGGGTATTACGACTTGGTCTCCATTAAGACATTGGAATGTGAAAGAAGGAAGCAAAGTTGCCGTTGTTGGACTGGGCGGTTTGGGACATATGGCGATCAAACTAGCAAAAGGTTTGGGTGCAGATGTGACTTTGTTTTCTCGTTCTACCAACAAAATTGACGATGCAAAAGCCTTGGGCTGCGATCACGTCGTTATCTCCACGGATGACAACGAAATGAAAGCCGTTGCCGGACAGTTTGACGTTATCATCGACACCGTTCCTTATGTGCACGATATCAATCCTTATGTCGCTACTTTAATTATTAGTGGCACGATAGTTTTGGTAGGTTATTTAGGGCCATTGGATCCAATGTTGAATACAGTTCCGATGATTTTGGGTAGAAAAAGTGTTGCGGGTTCTGTGATTGGCGGTATCGCTGAAACACAAGAAATGCTTGACTTCTGTGGCGAACACAATATCGTTGCGGATGTCGAAATGATTGATATGCAATACATCAACGACGCCTACGAAAGAATGTTGAAAAGCGATGTTAAATACCGCTTTGTCATTGATATGGCGAGTTTGAAGAACTAGTATTTTCGATAATTTACAAGCCATATTTTGATCTTTTGATCAGAATATGGCTTTTTTTATTATTTGAAAAATGTATTGAAAGCAAAACACAATTTCACATGCGACAAGGAGATCAAACTAGATTGTACAAAGAATCTTAGAAAAATACTAGATATACAAGAACGTCGTGCATCTCTGTGAATCGTTTTATATTTGCGATTGTCAACGCGATCAAAACTGTATATTTTGGATATGATGCACATTGTGGAGACTAAGTTGGTATGATTTAGGCTGGCAAAAATGCCATTTTCAGAAGACGTTATGCTATAGAATCCGAACAATTTATCAAACTTTTAGCGCAAGATGAAACGATTTAAGAAGCGGATACTTAGCTATTGACGATTCCAAACCACATTATAATTATTTATAATTATCTTTCTTATTGAAAATCTTGCTTAAAATAATAAACCGATTTAGAAAGCATAAGAAATATAGTAGATTTAGTTATTGTATATGGATGTAAAAACAAAATATCGATTTGTGAAACCTACGATTGAAATAGATCGTTATGTCTTTGGCTTTTCCCAATTGGACCACATTGCCGATTTAGATGGAAGCGTAATTATTCCAAATGGGATGATTGATATGATGTTTTGCAAAACACTCAACGGTAAATTTATGGTTGGATTAATCGGTTTGGAAACCCAACCCAAACTAATACCAGTACAATCTATAGAGCGTTTTTTCTGTGTGAGTTTTAAGCCATTAGGGTTAGATTATATTTTAAAAAAATCGATAGCAGATCTTGTAAATGGCGGTATGCATTTACCTATGGATTTTTGGAATATTAACGAGGATAATTTAGCAGACTTTAATTCATTTTGCCATCAAATAACAGAAAAAATAAAAGCATTGATTCCTCAAAAATTGGACGAAAGGAAAGTGGAATTGTTCAACTATATATATAAAAATAAGGGAGAAGTTAGTATCCACGAATTATCTGAAAAAATATTCTGGAGTGAACGACAAATTAATCGATACTTCAAACAATTGTTAGGTATTTCACTAAAATCCTATTGTAATATTTTACGTTTTCAAGCGTCTTTGAAACACATTAAAGATGGCGAATTATATCCTCAACTCAACTATACAGACCAATCACATTTCATCAAAGAGATAAAAAAACTTTCGGGAGTTTCACCGAAAGTTTTATTCAAAAACCCAGACCATAGATTTCTGCAGTTTTTAGTATTTGATAAGGACTAAAACCCGATTGATTTCAACCATTTATTTACTTCAGACTTTACTTCAATTACCTTGTCTCCTTTCATTACAAATAAAATACCGTCTCTTTCTATTCCACCTTTTGTCGAATATTCTTTTAAGATGTTGGACTTTGGAGCTAACGTTTTTATGGTTTGAATAGTTGAACCCAAACCGTAACCAGCATTAGTATTGAACGGAACGATTGTTTTTCCGCCGAAATCATATTGAGATAGAAAACTTTTCATTGGCGGCGGTAATTGCATTCCCCAAGTTGGAAATCCCAAGAAAATAACATCGTATTTTTCAATACTATCAATTTCTGTTTTTAATGTGGGAAGTGTGTTATTTTCATTTTCCTGTTGCACTTGTGCCACGATTTTTTGATAATTTTCTGGATATGGATTCTGTAATTCCAATGCAACCAAATCACCTCCAACGTTTTTATGGATCAATTCTGCGACTACTTTTGTATTATTCGTTCTAGATAGATAAACGATTAGTATTTTTCTATTATGTAAACTATCATTTTTGTTCAAATTTGGTTGCTCCGCGTGGGAGCAACTTGAAAAAATCATCATTCTAAAAAATGAGATTACAGAAACTAGATATTTCATATAGTTGAGTTTAATCCGGTTTACTTATTCCCAAATTTTCATTAATATGTTCGTTAGGATTTTGAACGAGACTTGCTACAAAAGCTGCTATACTCTTTCTCGAAATAGCGGAACCTGTTTCTGGTGTTCCTTTTTGAGTAATTGCATAGTCTACTTCATCTGCATTTGTAAACCATTCTGGACGTAGGATTGTGTATTGCAAACCTGATTTTTCAAAATTATCCGAAAGTGCACGATAAGGTTTCAAAATCGCTTTAACGGGCTCATCAAAAATACCAATCGAACTAATAGCGATCACTCTTGAAACATCATTTTCCTTCATCGCCCGAATAATATTTTTGGATAATGTATCCAAATCACCAGCAAGATTGACATAAATAATATCTTGTCCTTTGACAGCATCTGAAAGTTTCTGATAATCCATCACATCTGCGTCTACAACTGTACAATGAGAAGTGTCGTTGGAGATTCGATTACGACTTCTCGCCAGTAAGGTAAGATGTACATCAGAAAGGTGTCCCAAAGTATCAATTACATATTTGGCAAGACTTCCACTTGCGCCAATTATAAGTACATTTTTCATTTTTTCTATTAATTTTTCTTGAGATTTAACCTCTGTAAAATGAAATAGGCTAACTATAATTATAATAAAACAAATGCTTCTATGTAAGATATTTTTCATAGTCGCATATTATCTTACTAGACCAGCAAACCATTCTACTCTATCCGCATCACGATGATCAAAAAAGCTACTTTCATTTAGGTTAATTCCTTTGATCTGATTCATCTCATCTTCTGTCAATTCAAAATCAAAAACATCAAAATTTTGCTTAATTCGAGATGGCGTAATCGACTTTGGAATCACGACAATATCTCTTTGTATCATCCAACGCAAAGTCACTTGTGCTACAGATTTACCATATTTTTTACCAATACTAGAAAGCTCTTCATTTTCAAAAAAGTTATGTTTGCCTTCCGCAAATGGCGCCCAACTCTCTTGCTGCACACCGTATTTTTGCATCACTTTTTGATCTTCATCTCTTTGATTAAATGGATGCGTTTCTATCTGATTAACTGCAGGTGCAATTTCATTAAACGAAATCAAATCTACCAAACGATCCGGATAAAAATTACTAACGCCAATCGCTCTTATTTTACCTGCTTTATTCAATTCTTCTAGTGCGCGCCACGAACCGTAAACGTCGTTAAAAGGCTGATGCAACAAGTATAAATCCAAATAGTCAAGTTGTAATTTTTCCATTGATAATGCAAACGCTTTTTGCGCTTTTTCATAACCATAATCTGTAATCCACAATTTGGTTGTGATGAATAGTTCGTTACGATAAATACCACTTTCTTTAATGGCATCACCAACGGCTTTTTCATTTTGATAAGCTTGTGCCGTGTCAATACTTCTATAACCCGCTTCCAAAGCGGCTAAAACACTTTGTTTACATTCGTCATAGTTTGGAATTTGATAAACACCATATCCTAAAATGGGCATTTCTACACCATTATTTAATTTTACATTTTTCATACTATAAATTATTTATTAAAATTTATATCGTTTTTTTATTAATTTAAAGTCGCCATATCAATCACAAAACGATAATGCACATCGCCTTTTTCTAGTCGTTCAAAAGCGGTATTTACGTAGTCAATATTGATAATTTCACTATCGGCAACGATATTGTGTTCAAAACAGAAATCCAACATTTCTTGCGTTTCCCTAATACCTCCAATATTGGAACCGGAAAAACTTTTTCTACCACCAACAACGTTGAAGGCTCCTATTTCCAATGCTTCTGGAGGCAGACCAACCAACACAACAGCACCGTCTGGTTTCAATAGATTAAGGTAAGTATTCACATCGTGTTTGGCAGAGACTGTATCTAAAATAAAATGTTGGGTACGAACATATTTGGCCATTTGTTCCGCATCTGTAGAAAGGACGGCGTCATCTGCACCTAATCTTTTTGCATCTTCCACTTTCGACGCAGAAGTTGTGAAAACAGTTACGTGTGCGCCCATCGCTTTGGCAATTTTAATCGCAACGTGACCTAAACCACCAATACCCAAAATACCTACATTTTTACCTGGACCTGCATTCCAATGTTTTAATGGAGAATATACTGTAATTCCTGCACAAAGCAATGGCGCGGCTGACGCTAAATCTTCAAATGCGGGCATATGCAAAACATATTTTTCATCGCAAACATAAGTTTTGGAAAAACCGCCAAATGTATGACCACCAGAAATTTTGTCTTGACTATTGAATGAAAAAGTTACACCTTCATCACAAAATTGTTCTTCTCCTTCTGCGCAATATTCGCAATGTTGACAACTTTCAACTATGCAACCAACTGCTGCCATGTCTCCCACTTTGAAGTTTGTCACATGTGCGCCAACTGCAGTTACACGACCTACAATCTCATGACCTGGAACAATCGGCCACATAGTATGTCCAAAATCATTGTGAATTTGATGTAAATCTGAATGGCAAATACCACAATACAAGATTTCAAATTCCACGTCGTGCGCCTGCACCTCTCTACGATTGATCGTTATTTCGTGTAGAGGTTCTGTGGTTGAACCTGAGCCGTAGGCTTTAATTTCTTTAGTATTCATTTGTTTAGATTTAAAATAAATTTGATAATGCAAATTTCAATTAAGTCTATAAGAAATTTGTTATACATATTACGGATAAAATTACCAATATTACGTATTAGCAAAACCTTAAGAAAACGATGAGTTTCATAAATTATCTATTCTTTTTTACAAATGATTAATTTGGAAACAGAGGTATAAAACCCGAATTTTGAGTTAATTTACACATCGAAATAGAATAATATTTATACAAATGAAAAAAATAGGTTTTCTGTCGTTTGGACATTGGGAAGAACATCCTAGTTACCAAACAAAAACGGCTAGCGATGTCTTATTACAGTCGATTGATCTAGCGGTAGCAGCGGAAGAAATTGGTGTAGACGGCGCATATTACAGGGTGCATCATTTTGCCAAACAACTGGCTTCGCCATTCCCCTTATTGGCCGCTGTTGGAGCGAAAACAAGCAAAATTGAAATCGGAACTGGCGTAATCGATATGCGTTATGAAAATCCGTTGTATATGGTAGAAGATGCAGGTGCCGCAGATTTGATTTCTGGCGGTCGCTTGCAATTGGGCATCAGCCGTGGCGCACCCGAACAAGTGATGGATGGTTGGAAATATTTTGGATACGAACCAAACGACGGTGAAACAGATTCGGATATGGGGCGACGTAAAGGTTTGGAATTTTTCAAAGCATTGGACGGTGTCGGTTTTGGGAAACCAAATCCGAATCCTATGTTTCCGAATCCACCAGGTTTATTGCGACTAGAGCCATATGCTGCAGGTTTGAAAGAACGTATTTGGTGGGGTGCAGGATCAAATGCGACAGCAATATGGGCGGCCGAACAAGGAATGAATTTGCAAAGTTCTACACTCAAAGACAACGAAAGTAACAAGCCTTTTCACGCGCAACAAGCCGATCAAATTAGATTGTACAAAGAAGCTTGGAAAAATGCTGGACATACAAGAACGCCGCGCGTCTCGGTCAGTCGTTCCATATTTGCGATTGTTAACGATCAAGACCGTATGTATTTTGGACACGAAGCACGTCGTGGAGATCAAGTTGGTATGATTGAAGCGGGCAAAAGTGCTATTTTCGGAAGAAGTTATGCTGCAGAACCCGAACAATTGATTAAAGATTTAGCACAAGATGAAGCGATTCAAGAAGCGGATACTTTGCTATTGACTATTCCAAATACTTTAGGCGTAAAATATAACGTACACGTATTGGAATCGATTTTAAAATATGTAGCACCAGAACTAGGTTGGAGATAATTTATAGTTATAGTTTAACGTGAAAAGCCTCCAGATTGTGGAGGCTTTTTTATTGACAAGACATATTTAACTATAGTTTGGAAACTGCAACTTCTTTTGTGATTGCTTTTCCTAAACCTCCAAACTCATTCAGATCGCCAAAAACTTCTATTCTAATCGACTTATTAATACCACCT from Rhizosphaericola mali includes:
- a CDS encoding Rrf2 family transcriptional regulator → MNNTRFATVIHILTLLADNANQWLNSDWIASSININPVIVRKELVLLHAKGWVESRKGKEGGSTLCVNSEKINLGDIYLLVKNSNVLGKKNTNTNPMCSIGNSINDKLESLYSETDDLVLGLLKNKTLADFVHEFN
- a CDS encoding aldo/keto reductase: MKKRILGNNGLDVSALGLGCMGMSFGLGEPMDKNEAIKLIRAAVEKGVTFFDTAEVYGPFTNEELVGEALAPFKNQVKIATKFGFDVGGIQGGLNSRPEHIKAVAEASLKRLKIESIDLFYQHRVDNDVPIEEVAGAVKDLIQEGKVKNFGMSEASAKTIRKAHAVQPVAALQSEYSLFWREPEKEIIPTLEELGIGFVPFSPLGKGFLTGKIDEKTAFDKSDFRNIVPRFSEENRKANLALVELLKSVAVEKNATPAQIALAWLLAQKPFIVPIPGTTKLHRLEENLGAVNVELSVEDLETINAAANKLNLQGERYPENLQKLVGR
- a CDS encoding NAD(P)-dependent alcohol dehydrogenase, with the translated sequence METFEVKAYGTEAIDADLKPLNIKRRIIQADDIEIDILYCGVCHSDLHTARNDWGGSKYPVVPGHEIVGRVTKVGKDVTKLKVGDLAGVGCIVDSCQHCSSCAEDLEQYCLNGFTGTYNAPDKILGGYTFGGYSEKVVVNEHHVLRIPETLDLKAVAPLLCAGITTWSPLRHWNVKEGSKVAVVGLGGLGHMAIKLAKGLGADVTLFSRSTNKIDDAKALGCDHVVISTDDNEMKAVAGQFDVIIDTVPYVHDINPYVATLIISGTIVLVGYLGPLDPMLNTVPMILGRKSVAGSVIGGIAETQEMLDFCGEHNIVADVEMIDMQYINDAYERMLKSDVKYRFVIDMASLKN
- a CDS encoding helix-turn-helix domain-containing protein, whose product is MKPTIEIDRYVFGFSQLDHIADLDGSVIIPNGMIDMMFCKTLNGKFMVGLIGLETQPKLIPVQSIERFFCVSFKPLGLDYILKKSIADLVNGGMHLPMDFWNINEDNLADFNSFCHQITEKIKALIPQKLDERKVELFNYIYKNKGEVSIHELSEKIFWSERQINRYFKQLLGISLKSYCNILRFQASLKHIKDGELYPQLNYTDQSHFIKEIKKLSGVSPKVLFKNPDHRFLQFLVFDKD
- a CDS encoding flavodoxin; amino-acid sequence: MKYLVSVISFFRMMIFSSCSHAEQPNLNKNDSLHNRKILIVYLSRTNNTKVVAELIHKNVGGDLVALELQNPYPENYQKIVAQVQQENENNTLPTLKTEIDSIEKYDVIFLGFPTWGMQLPPPMKSFLSQYDFGGKTIVPFNTNAGYGLGSTIQTIKTLAPKSNILKEYSTKGGIERDGILFVMKGDKVIEVKSEVNKWLKSIGF
- a CDS encoding NAD(P)H-binding protein, with translation MKNVLIIGASGSLAKYVIDTLGHLSDVHLTLLARSRNRISNDTSHCTVVDADVMDYQKLSDAVKGQDIIYVNLAGDLDTLSKNIIRAMKENDVSRVIAISSIGIFDEPVKAILKPYRALSDNFEKSGLQYTILRPEWFTNADEVDYAITQKGTPETGSAISRKSIAAFVASLVQNPNEHINENLGISKPD
- a CDS encoding aldo/keto reductase; amino-acid sequence: MKNVKLNNGVEMPILGYGVYQIPNYDECKQSVLAALEAGYRSIDTAQAYQNEKAVGDAIKESGIYRNELFITTKLWITDYGYEKAQKAFALSMEKLQLDYLDLYLLHQPFNDVYGSWRALEELNKAGKIRAIGVSNFYPDRLVDLISFNEIAPAVNQIETHPFNQRDEDQKVMQKYGVQQESWAPFAEGKHNFFENEELSSIGKKYGKSVAQVTLRWMIQRDIVVIPKSITPSRIKQNFDVFDFELTEDEMNQIKGINLNESSFFDHRDADRVEWFAGLVR
- a CDS encoding NAD(P)-dependent alcohol dehydrogenase — encoded protein: MNTKEIKAYGSGSTTEPLHEITINRREVQAHDVEFEILYCGICHSDLHQIHNDFGHTMWPIVPGHEIVGRVTAVGAHVTNFKVGDMAAVGCIVESCQHCEYCAEGEEQFCDEGVTFSFNSQDKISGGHTFGGFSKTYVCDEKYVLHMPAFEDLASAAPLLCAGITVYSPLKHWNAGPGKNVGILGIGGLGHVAIKIAKAMGAHVTVFTTSASKVEDAKRLGADDAVLSTDAEQMAKYVRTQHFILDTVSAKHDVNTYLNLLKPDGAVVLVGLPPEALEIGAFNVVGGRKSFSGSNIGGIRETQEMLDFCFEHNIVADSEIINIDYVNTAFERLEKGDVHYRFVIDMATLN
- a CDS encoding LLM class flavin-dependent oxidoreductase → MKKIGFLSFGHWEEHPSYQTKTASDVLLQSIDLAVAAEEIGVDGAYYRVHHFAKQLASPFPLLAAVGAKTSKIEIGTGVIDMRYENPLYMVEDAGAADLISGGRLQLGISRGAPEQVMDGWKYFGYEPNDGETDSDMGRRKGLEFFKALDGVGFGKPNPNPMFPNPPGLLRLEPYAAGLKERIWWGAGSNATAIWAAEQGMNLQSSTLKDNESNKPFHAQQADQIRLYKEAWKNAGHTRTPRVSVSRSIFAIVNDQDRMYFGHEARRGDQVGMIEAGKSAIFGRSYAAEPEQLIKDLAQDEAIQEADTLLLTIPNTLGVKYNVHVLESILKYVAPELGWR